The segment GCATATCCGATGTTGAAACGTTGCTGCTTCTCCTAGGAGGAGAACCGTTTTGTGAGGTCGTCTCGGATTTACGCCTTGTCTTCTTGTGCTTCAGTTTCTCAGGAGGAGGCAACAGCTCTTGTAATCCAACTCCTTCCCCTATTGGATTGTTGGTCACATCTCCTCGGGAAACAACTTGACCATTCTCATGCTCTTGAGGTTTGATGTCACCCATCTACAGTATATATTTAGTTACCAATGATGAGTATTCTTATACTAATTAATACGACGAGATCTGAGATTTAAGGGCCATAAACATTTTTATGttacttaataattttttatttgataatttcTAAGCCATGCATGCaatctatgtataatatttttctattattcGGAAGCCAAGTCGAATGTTTCATCTTGTCGTGTCTAGATCTAGCCCTATATGCGGATAAATACTTAGAAATGTACAAATTATACCCAGCTTGGCATATTGGCTGCAGGACCGTCGGATCCGATGTGCGCAACATGCTTTACATCGGTGGGAAACCCGATCTGGATATCTTGGTCTTTATCTTCAtctgaaattataaaatttatcatataaagATCTGACTTGTGCAACAAGAAACGTCAAAATGTTGTGAATTATTGATGAGATGAGACTAACCGAAAATCTGAGTAATGTAGCGAAGACCTTTAAGAAGGCCTTTCACGGTCGTCATGATTTTCTGTTAGAAGTTCAGATGCTGCAACACTGTGAATGCGCCAAGCCCTGACTTGTAGAGCAAATCAGCGTTTTCTGTAAAAAACCATTTAAAAACGTTCGACTTAACAAGGAATCTAACGAGATCATAGAATTTAAACCTTTATCCATTGATTTTCATTTCTTCTGAAGAGAAAGATAAACGAAAGAGAAAAAAGTTGGAAACAGGGAGAGAGAGAATCAGAGATTAGGTTTCGGACACATTCTTggttgtgaagaagaaggagagcACTATATTTAATTTGCCAACAAAAAGACTTTTTCAAGTCTTTttaaacaatttgttttttaattagatgCAGTTTACTCAATTCTCTATGGGTAAATAAAGTAATTAAAACTAGTCGACGAGAGTATTTCCCGGGTAGAGAGAAAGGACTAAGGAGACATACATGACCACTAACACACTGATAGTTACAAAAGACAACAACTTACATATATACACATGCATGCACACACACCTGTTTCAAGTCGATCAGAATTAGCAGTCATGCTAGTCGAAAGAATAAAGCAGAGATGACTTAATTTGAATTAATTTGGAGAAACAATTACTAGAATGAAGAAATTGTAATTGCAAAATGATTTCACATTTCAGAAGTGCATTGAACTAGTGGTTTAACGCTAGTTACTGGTTTGTTATGTCTTTAAGGCTATCATAAGGTATTCGCAACGGCTGGTCCTGAATCTAGAAAAAAGATTAAGGCCGAAAACTCAAACTCTATCAAACAATCACACAACTGTACTTTAGAGAGTACTAGACCAGTATATAAGTGTTTAGAAATTTCAGAAGTGCATTAAACTAGTTTCTTGGTGTGAGTTAGACTTACACTTACTAATAAATGTTGTAGTAATTCTTTATTCTTGAGGTAGCTCGATTTTTCTCAAGTCACATTGATACTACCACTGCAACAACTTACAAGTCGCATTAGTCGCATTGATACTACTACTGCAACAACTTACATAAAACACAAACCATGGTggaatagaaaaataaatataagttaTATAACTTTTCTTCACTTGTTATGCCAACACATCTTAAAGCAAATATTCGATCAAATCGTCCCATCAGGTTCTCGTCTGACAATCATTAAtatatagaaacaagaagatatTAGGGCCAAGATATTATGCAAAATGAAAAACaccttaaattttatttttttgaaaggtTTTCATAAGAACACCTTAAttataggaaaataaaatagatattacAATAATCATtccaacagcaacaacaacagaaacagcagcagcaacaacaacaataacaacaactACAACAACAACATATTAATGGTTTTCATCAAGAACCCTAGTTTCTCTTATCCAGAATCATATTTTGCTTGTTTGATATCAAGAAAAACCCAGCCTTAACGTCAAGTCGATGGAACTCGAGATGGCCCCGCCTTGCTCCGTCGCAGTATCCTGCGGTGTCCGTTCCTCCAGCTGGCTAAGAAGCGGAAGCGTACGTAAGCCTTCCGATGGCATCGTCGGAAAGAGATCCATCAGCTTCGGCTTCTCCTGCTGCCCAAACAAAACGTTAGTGTTTCTAGTCGGAGTCATTGCCGCAGATCCTTTGAGAAGCCTCCCTTGTTCATCTGTAGGACCACTACGGTAATTGTTCA is part of the Brassica rapa cultivar Chiifu-401-42 chromosome A09, CAAS_Brap_v3.01, whole genome shotgun sequence genome and harbors:
- the LOC103843650 gene encoding CRIB domain-containing protein RIC3, with product MTTVKGLLKGLRYITQIFDEDKDQDIQIGFPTDVKHVAHIGSDGPAANMPSWMGDIKPQEHENGQVVSRGDVTNNPIGEGVGLQELLPPPEKLKHKKTRRKSETTSQNGSPPRRSSNVSTSDMLPKHSRRHSRSRHGSMDSSNDPSVRRKRVVSVNEAEGSDPLSDSSTTHRKSTSRHRKVKGSGGGGGGEVSMKKTKAKPESSIVQPVDVCNDGNTSNKD
- the LOC103843846 gene encoding uncharacterized protein LOC103843846, which translates into the protein MNGGFGMRKDLTRVSNPLECSLCQRIFFTPQDLITHTNTFHSNHHYSNFSSSAAAPAPATFRHYPNLNRNPNPAFPAMNRSDLNNYRSGPTDEQGRLLKGSAAMTPTRNTNVLFGQQEKPKLMDLFPTMPSEGLRTLPLLSQLEERTPQDTATEQGGAISSSIDLTLRLGFS